In Theileria equi strain WA chromosome 3, complete sequence, the genomic window ATGTTGAGTATACATAGACTCTCCTGTGAACTTCTCTCTAGTAagcattcattcatccatactgatcattctgctcacaccagttgaggGGTGGGAGTAGGAAACTACTTTATACTATTACGAAAACTTGTCTATACACCTAGTTACGATCCCTCTGGATATTCAACTTCAGGAAACTCATAACTTCTCTCCATCTACCACTGATCTCACCTTGGTTACAAGGGACATTCTCTCACCAATATACACATCCCCTTTATACAACTCATACACCATTTTTTAGTCAAATCTTCTGAGGGTATATGTGCGGACGATCGACAAGGAGCTGATCGAGGTATCGCCATCTCTGCAGGTCCCAAAGAGTTTGGATCAGTTTGAGTTGATTTTGCGGGACCTCAAGATCAATCGCAAGGTGCGGTCTCAAAATTCTAGCACAATTCTCATAAAGGTAAGCTGCTGCTTAGCGCAACATGCATGCTCAGtttgtaaagaatgaaatGGAGAACATCCTCCCTCCTGGGAGCAAAAACATTGGTCTATCAAATACAGGTACATGTGTAAAACTTGAGGACTATCTAACTAAATTCAAAAATGTAACATTGCCGCTAGTCTTCCATGTCGGTGCCATTTCTACATCGCAGGCCCATGGCACAATCAACGACGTTGAAGAGATAATTTCCATCTCACCTCACGGCCTTACAGCTGCTCACTGTTGTGCAAAGATTTGCAATGAACTAGTTGTACTATACTGTATCTTTTACTATTACAAGGGTCTTTTATTGACAATGGCATAGCCTATCCGAACAATTTTGTCTTGATGCCGGAGAAGAATCGCACCAAAAAGTTATCTGTAAGGAACCATAATCCGGTCCTGGCTCTCTTTACTTTCTTCTCTGGTTCCTGGGAGGGCTCACGTCCCCTCTTGCGGGAGCTTGGCTTATCCTCTGGACGGTGCTCATGGGCTGCAGCAGCCAAACGAGCAGACTCTGCGGCTTGCTTCTGTGCCTTGGGGATCCTTCCACGTCTGCCACTTCTTGGAGACTCTTGAACCCTAGCGGATCTAGGACGCAGGTCGAGATCGGGAACTAGAGGGTCCGCATGCCTGCCAGGACCAGTTGCGATTTTATGACCAGAATCGTCATACAAGGCACGAGTGAGTTCGTTGTCGTACAGCCGACGAGCCGAACCCCTGCCACGGGCAGATCCACGCTCTGAAATGGAGGAACGACGAGATGAACTCAATGATACTTCGCGGCGCTTCTGCATGTTGGTGTAATgtgtaatgaatggagcgTAGCGAAATGAAGAATGCAAACTACTAGCGGAGCATGATGCTGTCAGCCAGAGGCAATCCGAGCAACCATCAGGAAGAGTATCCTACGTCAGTAGACACGAATGCTAGGTCCAAATAATGAGGAATATGGACAAGCAGGGACTGGAGCGCGCGGAAGAATAAGAGATTTTAGCACCAATTCATCAAAGAATAACATATTCTCCTCCTCCTCTACCGCCATTCCGAGCTGTCTAGCACAGGCTGTCCCCCTTTATCACTTGTGCATGGGCTCAATCTCcactcttcttccacaCACCATTCCGTAAAGAGGAACAACGATTGGATAGGTCAATGAATGACGCTTTAACCGTGCAGGTTGATCAGCGCATTCTCTTCTCCACCCACTCGGAGCTCTAGAGGCTCCAGTGACCATCCTTGTCCCATTCTGTCGCTTGCAAAGTTCCTCCTAGGTCCTGTCGATGTTCTCTGTGCTCACTAGGTTCGCATCCATCCGCTAGAGGCGTCTCTAGAGACGCCCCTTGCTGCACTCGTCTCATGTAGCGTCAAACTTACCATTTCAGGACAAAAACTTGAGGCACAGATCACTTAGTCCAGCCACAATTAAAACTGAATAAACACACACATAGACACTTAAAGTAAATGCTGCCTCGCACTATGATGCCCGTGTGGCCACACGTAGGCTCCCGGAGTCGTAGTAGGTTTTCTGTGCATTCTCATGACACACGTTGTAATTCGCAACTTACCTCGACTTTGCGGTTCCTAAAGCACAAGACTGCCGGGAATGAAGAGACTTTTGTTTCCGGAGCCAAGTTGCATCTAAAAGTCCAGCAGGTTACTGCACTCGACTCCACACTGTCGGTTACTTTGCCGTCTGTGGGTTCACCCCGACTCTGATCCTTGGCATCGTGCCCACGTTTGTCCCCTGAGCCGCATATTTCCTCCTCGTGGACCTTTGCTATGCCCTGGTCTCCGTCCTCTTTATGGCTCTGCTCAGCTGGTTCACCTCCAGAGCTGACCCTCTGCTCGATAACCTCAAGCAGTGATGGGTCCACAAAGTCGTCAAATACTGCAAGATATAGCGGTGtatcttcctccattgtGTCTATTAAAATCGCCAGCTCCTCAGCATTTACCCTTTGGATGCTGTCGTTCGAGCATATCTTCTTGAACTTTTCAGTTAGTTTACCACGCTCCTtgaggaatgaatggtcGTAGTTGTAAGTGTTCTCGACACTCTTGAAAGCCACCAGAGCATCCAGCGTGTTGTCATAGCCGtaccttttcatctcctCCGAAATGATCTTTTCGTCGGAATAGTCGGTTAGTTTGCCGATTATTATCTTCTCCAGGATTCGCAACATGGACTCCTTAGTCAGAGATTCTGGAGCGTCGAATCCAGGACACTGAGGGTAACCACCGTCCAGTACGGTGTTGTACATTTGGTTTATTCCTACGTTGTACATTGATACCTGGTCGTCCTACATGGTATAATGAGTGTATAAAGGTTAAAAGGTGGAGGGGTTGTGGATGAATAAATTGAGTATCACTATGGATGGTAATAAAGAAGATCCCGAGGGgagtccatagactcctaaatctgtctaacccaagggtctcccttatagcgattataaagtttccatcctccaaaaaatgttgcacCAGCTCCGGTGAGAGTACCAGAGGATGCTCCAAATATTGATCCTATACCAAGGAGAGCAGGAACTTCAGTAAAAGCAGAATGTTCAGGTCTTTCAGCATCTTCAGGAGCAGTAGTTTCAGAAGGAGGCTGACCACCTTCATATTTAtgagtagtagtagtaagaggaagatgagtAGATTCTCCAGTAGGTTGACTATTAGTAGCAGCTTCatcaggaagaagagctTCTTCAGGAGTACGAGCAGTAGATACCCCAGAGGCAGAAGCTCCAGGAGATGGATCACCATCTGGTGCTTGAGGAGATTTAGAAGTAAATCCTCCATGAGTATGAGCAGGTTTAAGTAGAGTAGCAGCTGTTTCAACAACTCTAGCCACTAGTCCTCCGAGACCAGAACCGAACAAATCCCATGACGGACTACTGTTACTTATTGTACTAGTAGCCTGAGTTCTTCCACCAGAGCCTCCTCCAGGTCCACTACCACCTTGATTACCAACAGGAGCAGTATCAGGATGAAGAGAAGATTTACCATCTTGACCAAGACCAGATTCAACTTTAGAGTCTACTATAGCTTCACCTTTAGGATTAGGAACTTGGTCAAATGAGTTATCAGGTAAGACAGTGATATGTTGAGTTCTAAGAGATTCACCATAATTTGGTGCTTGAAGAGGTTTACCATCACTACCACTAGGTGAGCCAGCTTTACTACCTCTAGCATCAGTTTTAGATCCCTCTCGATCCTTTGCACCATATTTACCAGTTTCGGCAGCTTCATTAGTGGCATCAGTAAGATTAGCATATTCGGACAGTTCTGAAGTAATTTTACCATTTTCAACACTAACATCTTTAACAGTACCGCCATCTCCACCATTATTACCATCAGGTCCTTTATCACCCTTAGGTCCAGGAAGAGTAATAGCACCTTGAGGTGAGAGTTGAGTAGTCttttgttcatcttcactaGATTCATCACTACCTAGAAgatcttcatcctcagcTTCTTGATCTCCAGAAGCGCCTTCTTCATTACGTGCTGGTGATTCGGAACAGTCTTTCAAATCACTACAACTACGTTCGTGTAGCACTTTTTTGAGCTTTTTCCAATATTTACATTCTAGGttgttaaaatttttagGTTCTAGACCCTTTAGTTTTCCATTGCTTTTCTTCCAtgatttatcatcattgtTTTTTTCTTTTCTATACCATGTGGTTATTGGAGGAAGTGCTTCATCCGCTTGAACATAAATTAGGACTGGCTTATTATCACTGCAATAAAAAACATAAACGTCTACTGGTCCTTGAGCAGGCAATCGTAGTGTAGTAGATTGTACACGTTTCCTGTCCTGTTTAGACCGATCGCCATTGAGGTAGAACTTAATACCACCTAGTTTCAATCCATCATCAGAAATGGAATGTTTATAAGCTTTAAGGGAGCTTTGGCTCTGATGTTGTGTACAATTAACTGGTACAGGAGTAACGGAGACCTTTCCACCTTTCTTTTGATGTTCCTCACAACAGTAGTTTCCATCACTGGCATATTGATCAGAATTGCTCTTGGTAAGATCCATAGTGACTGCATTATGATGTTCACAGGCAAGTCCATCTAACTTTTTGGTAAGAGCTTCAGTAGGTTTACCATCTGGGCCATATAATCTGTGTCCACCATCGCCAGTTTCTCCCCAGTTGGTACCACTATCGTCTTCACTATAATACCACTTAGAACCTCCATTACCTGGCGATTTTAGTTCAACTGCAATGGGTACATTATCATTAACAGGTGAGGAGTATAGTCTGATTCCATGAAGTGTATCGGGAGGAATAGTTACATTAAGCTTTTGTTTATCATATTCTAGTCGAGACAATTTTGTGCCAGAACCAgtaattttatattcagTGACCTTGTAATTGCTTCCATTAAGTTGAGGTGTAGACGGAACATGTTCTATACCTTTACCTTTTGAAGCGGAAGAGTCGAATTTTAGCTCTTTAAGGGGATCTTTAATATCGAATGGTACGACATTATTTATGGAAGCATTACAGTCGTCAAGTCTGGTTTGTAAGGGTGCTTCTCCGGAATATCCGTGGTACTTCCAAATCCTGTTATTACCTTGCGTTTCTTCATTATAATCTTTGTCATTATAATAGTATTCTGTATTCTCCACATCACTCCTTACCACCTCAATAAGAAGAGGTCTGCCTTTCTTATCCTCATCTCCGTCCCAATAGTAGACAGAGACTTTCTTAACACCTGAAATATCATCACCTCCACCTAGCTTTTCACCACCATCTAAAGTTCCCTTGAGAGTAAATTGCTCTTTGCCAGAATGTACATAAGAGACAAAACCCCTGACAGATTCTGGACTAGTATCCTTACTAGCAGTTATGTTACCTTTATTACTACAGATACATGGTCCTTGACATTTGCTTCCTATATTCAGTGTTAATTCTCCAgcactcatcctccatcattCTTGGCTCTATCTTAAACCTCTTTCAAgactctgagatccatgagtagtctcaatgcgaccaaagggagcatatCTTCCGTACTGagcattcattcatcctccctcacaagtagctcactGTTTGGCAGTATGGAGCCATATCCTGTCATTGTGGACTCCCATCTTCTACAAGATGTATAGCCTCCTTAGGTACACCAAAATCACCATTAAACCCATTCATCTCTGCACCTAGTAGACATCCAAAACTTACATGAGAAAACTTTTCTATAGCCTTCTTCAGCTCGACTGAATCTACATTAAACTCATTGAGCACTTGTTCCTGTGAGTTTTTCAGTAACTTGTTGAAATGCTCTTGCGATAAAATGGACTTTATAACGTCTCTAGACAATGAGTCGCTCGGACCCTTGACACTGTTTATTGCCCTAAATGTCCTCGTTAGTGTGTATAACGGAGAGATGGTCACGTATGCTCTCTCTCCATATGGACTGCCAAAGTCTGACCTATTCAGGCCAGTTTGGCTGCAGCTCCCTGGGTCCATATGAAGCATCCGCGACTTGTACATGTACGAGACGCGATATAAAAACGTACGATGAGAAATCTGAAAAGAGCAAAAAGACAACTTTGGCGTTTTTTTGCAAAATGGGCAGCAGTTGGTAGATGCTATTGATTCTGCTCCTTCTGCCGAACCTGAGCCAACTATAACCGTCCTGGCCGCTTGATAGGACGAAAATTCCCCCCAAAAGGCCCAGAATGGTCAAGAACTCCGTCCCGAACGTCTCCAGAACGGATTCCATCGTCATTGTCACCTAAGCACAACACCAGGGGATTAAATTCGTCATAATTTCCTCAACTTGTACTTTGCAACCGGTGGTACACAAAAACTGGCGAATACGGGCCCTTGGCTTCCCCATGGGAGGCGCGGCGCCTCCCAGTCGCTTTTATGAAGGGCAAAGTGATGATTTAGAGGACGAGAGAGAAAATGTCCCGACTGGAGGAGATTAAAGGGAAGATTGAGGAGCTCCTCAAGAAGGAACAGGAAGAACTGACCAACGAGGTGAGCTTAATGCGTGAATTTTCAGCCAGGGCATTCTCTAGAGGGAATGAATAGCGTAGCTAGACGGAGTTGACAGACAGGAGCAGTTTGGGAGCCCAGAGGCCCATAGGAGCCATTCTAGGTGCCCATCCATTGGTGAATGAAAACTCTAGACTTGGTGTGTTATGGCAACTTCGTTTCCTTGGCATATCGGCGACTGTGTATGAGATTGCAGGAATGAAGTTGAGCTATGGCGAGTTTGGTCTAGCCGACGAGATGAACAGTGTAGCTACAGGGGTGTCCATAATGGCAGAGTATGTTCATACGGTTAGACGGTGAACTAGTTGtgagagaggatgaatgtatggttgtctagggagtagttAAGATACTagtctgctccctttggtcgcattgagatactcatggatctcagagttttgaaagagcatactctctgaacatggaggatgagtggtGGAGTAGGGACTTTCTCTGATAACGCTAGTAATGGCGGACCAAGATGGAGTAATCATAGATctgaaaaacaaaccacCTCATGACTATTCTACCGGAGGTAAGCAGATTACTGTCACAAGAACTTCTGACCCTACTCGATACTTCTGCAGGTATACTCATCAGGATGATTCTGGTGGACATCAACCATTCCAGCTTTCAAAAATATGGGATGATCAGCAAAATGATGTTTTAAATGGACATGGTCTACATCAGGAATCTCAAGATAAAAAGGCGACCTCAGTTGCAGCATATTACTGGAAGCATGAGAATGGTACTCAGACACCTACCAGGGCTATTTTGGTAGGAGTTACCATTGCTGGATCAGGTGGAACCAAATATTATGCCAGGAGTGAGAAAGGTAACAAAGATTGGCATGAACATGATCAACTCTCAACAAATGGTGATAAACTTGAGAAAGTATTGGATGACCTGGTTTGCCAGCATTACAATGCAGTCACCCTAGATCTTTCATACGGTGTATCCAAAAAAGAAGAACAGTACTGTTGTAATACTCATAAGAGTAGAATTACTGTTACTAGCGAGAAAATTTATTGTCAAACACATTCTGGCAAAAGCATTCTTAcatactacaaacatgagattAATTCTGGCGGGAATTATCGATTTGCAGGCATTAAGTATTACTCAAGTGGCGATACTAACAGTGAAAAGGATAGAAAGCGTATAAAACTAACTGGATATGGCTTTCCTCTTCCCAACGTAAAAGCTGTCTACGCTTTCTACTGTCTTGAGAATAGAAATGGACCTGCACTGATATACGTTGACGGTGGAGGTATAGCTACTAGTTGGTACCATAAGCCGGATAGTAGTAGTCataataatggagatgaacaATGGACACCAGTTACAAGTCTCAACGGCATAACACCGAAAGATTTTAGTACTCTAAACCACCAACAGTGGAGTGATCTTAAAAAGGGACTCAAAGAACATGGTGCTAACTTGGAAGACTGTAAAGATACTGTTAAAcaaaaagaggaagaactaGGGCAACAACGTTCTGAAAATGAAGTAAAAAGACAAGGACAAGAATCCcaaaatgaagatgaaaaggcTGAAAGAAAAGCTGGACCTGATGTACTTACTGGCGATACTGGACTTCAAGGACCTTCTGGATCTGTTGGTAATGATAATGATGGTGTTGATGGTGGAGCTTCTCATACTGATGCTGCTGctactacttctactaATGACAACTCTTCTACTACTGCTACTATCACTCTGTTACAAAACTCTTGAATTCAAAAAGCATTTATCAACGATACATACCTACGAAATGTCACCACTACGGATACAAAAACTCATTACTATGGCAATCTCAAACGTCCTTTGATCTGTAAACTCGTTCAGAAGCTATTCCAATCTATGCTCTATTTTTTTCACATTCTTCAGTAAAATATTTCCTTCATGTAAACATGTAGATCTCGACAATCGATGGATATTTAAGCGAATTAGAGCGTGTAACTATAGATCGTGAGACTCTCCAGAGCACAAAGATTGGTGTTGTTCTCACCAAGTTGTCAAAGAAAGTTGAAAATGTCTCAAAAGACACATTTGATAGAGTAAATGGACTAATTAAGAATTGGAAAGAAGCACTAAAATCCACAGGCAGCACACCATCAAAGAGACAAAAAACTGAACACACTGGTAAGTTTCATCTGTCAACGTATAATATAAAACCTTGCGTGGTATTTTGTTAAATCTCCACAGAAGATCTTGTCTATGTGAGGAATTACTGCAAATGTTGGATAAAAATTACTACTAATATGCATTTCATCTGCAAAATTGATGtaagaataaaaattttcCTGAGGAATTACGAGTAGTTATACATTTAAAGCACTCAATATCTGCTGCTATTGAATTAGCTAGCTAATAGCTGGGTGATGATATTGATCGCTCTCGTTAATTCTATTCAGACCAGACCTTAAGAAATACTTAACGATGAATTTGAGTACGCTGATATTATCGGCATCAATTTTGTTCATTACCGGCCAGACGAAAAGCTTGAGAGATGGTGTAAAGACTTCTATAAACCTAGATCTGTCAAGGGATCTACCGTATGAAGTAGATGTGGAAATAATTGAGGACATACCCAATAGTTTCTGTTACCTCATAAAGGAAGAGTTTTACGCAAACTACAAAATTGGCCGGGTAATTAATGATGATGAACTCATTCTTGAAGACGATGAGGGCAATATTGAGAGAAGAGtattgtttgtttattGTGTCGACCACTCAGAGTATATTGAGGTCATAGATATCTATAATTCCGACGGGGGCACTGCAATGGATATGGAAGAGTTTGTAAAGAGACCCGGTAGCTCATCATACAAAAGTATAATCAGGAAACCCATAGAACTCGATATAATGATGGAAGAAGACACAGAATTACTGGGGATGGATGATACCCATGAACACGTCACAAGATACTTTGTAAAGGATGACATGAGATTTGATTTTGTAATCGGTCAAGTCAAGTACGGTGAATGTATCATTAATGATACCGTGGAGGGAATCCTAAACAGGAAGGTAGTATTTGATGAAAGTATTTCTCCTCACATTCTAAAAATCTCCTCTTACACTAGGGACGGAAAATCAATAGATGCAAAGTATGAGTATGTTGGAGGTGAAGATGGATTTAAGTTTATAGACCAAGACATATCCACATGAATATTAAATGTGCTTGGAATCTCTCAATGACAGCCATTTGCATGCACTTGTCTGCGGAGGCGTGGAAGAAGTACAGCACCTCCAAAAGGCGTACAGAAGAGTTTTGCCAAGTGAAACACATATTGCATACCATAACTTTGTCTTAAACCCCTCAGGTTCTTCCCTATTTGTTCTCTCGTGTAGTGCATGCACGATAGGAATCTAGACAAGTACTGGCGCGTCACAGTGGAATGTTCCGGAAATAAAGGAACTTGCACATTTCACACATCAACTTAAAGAATTGGGAAATATGAGTACTACTGATCTATTGTTGGTACTCTATATGTTACGTCTTTGCTACTGCGGAGACGATGATCAAATCTCAATTAGTAAACGTTCAACATGCTCGAAACCGGAAGATAGGTTAATTCTTGATCTTGATACCATAAATCCATCAGCCAAAGATGTATATGAGTACCACTATGATGGTAATCACCTCTTTTTGGTTTATCCACAATGCAACGTATCTGTGACGATCGTCCATTCCGGGTCTCTTGTTTGGGCTTCAAAACCTGGAGAGACTTTGCTCTACTGCAAACTTTATCTTAAAAACTGTCTACCGAATTTCGCCGTTATAACAGTCATGACAGCGTCTATTAAAAGTTCAGTTGCTCTTGAAAGGGTTTCCAGTAGGTGGATACGCTATAGAGGGTCCTACAAGGAACAATTAGAGGCTCTAAAGGTGCGTGTAGAGAAAAAGGAGGACTTTTCCATAAACTTAAAAGACAGCAAAGATACTGACAATTGTACCATCTTTGAAGCAAAGACGCTGGGACTACCAACCAGACACTTTTATCCCAAACAAGGCTATCATGCCACCGAGGTAATGGACAATGAGGTGTCCATATGGCAAGCCTCTGAATGTATAGATGAGAGATGTTTATCCTGTGAGATTTACTTGGAAGATTCTATACCGTCGTTAATGCTGATGATTGTCAAAAGGCTATGTGGAAAAGAGTCTCTATATTTTGAGAAGctggatggaaaatggaggGAGACTACGGAACAAGAGTTTGTCCAAAAACGTCTCAAACTGGGCGAATCATCTCCGTTTTTTCGCGGTCACTCGTCTGGCGTGGCAAAGCGTGTTCCAGTGGCAGCTAGTAGCAAGTCTGGTAGATGGATATCTACCTTGAAGAACAAGATTATAAACGCTTTTAAACCACCCTTGCCTAGCCCCAAAGCTGTTTCATCCGGGTCTTCTGTTGCCAGCACTTTAAGCATCTCAagtgatgatgaagatggatGGGAATATGCCAGTGTACAAGAGGAAGGACAGGAACATGCTGACAAGGTTGGACGGGTCATAGACTTGGAGGTTCCAAACGATGCAGTTTACACGTCATTGGACTGCTTTTTTGACAATGTCCCAATTAAACAGGTGGTTCCAAATGAGCATGCGAACATTATCATGGTGGTAATTGGGCAGTGCGTACTCTGGACTCCTAATGGTGAAGAAAAGCTTGGATGCGTAAAGATCTATTTGAAGGACGGCAAACCGAAAATCATACTGGTTGTTTTCCAACGGTCAGAAGGTACATTTAGAACGTATTACAAGTTAAAAAGGAACAAATGGAAAGAATCGAGGAAGAATTATGGCAAAAAGATTCAACTCCTCAAGGTATTTTCAGCCCACAATGGTGATGCTGTTATAAGGCTGGATGAGAGGGAAAAAACTACGGAATATGGCACTTATGAACTACCGTTCATGGGCTATAATATTCGCTCATATTATCCAAATCCAGGATACGAAATTGTAAAGGTCATTGATGGTGAAGATGTTGTGTGGGAGGTTGATCTATTCAGGAATAATAAATGTTTGTCATGCAACATCTACCTcatgaatggagtatcACGCCTCCTCAGTATGGGAGTTTTGGGATTTCCAAAGCCAACCTATAGTTATTGGGAAAAGAAAGAGGGTAAATGGGTTCAAATATCACCAGATGAATATGCTGATAAGAAGGAACTCTTGAAAAGGGAATATTCACAGATTTAGAACTTTGCATCCAGCATTTGCACTATTCCTCACCAGACTTGAAATTCGCATACACATTGATTTGCAGATTCGTCATCACCGAGGGAACCTCCAGTTTCAGCTGAAACGCCATATAGCGGTGCTCTTTACAACGATGAAATGCGTAACAAGGCTCTTCGGTACCTCTTCAAGTCGTTTGTTTCTGGTCATTCGTGTAATCCCGACATTGCCGTTCTGAACAAGCTCGTCTATGATATTGAGGGGGAATTATATACACACTATATAACCCGGTTGAATGCACAAAAGGAATATAATTTGCAGCTAAAATCCATAGGGTTTAATCTGAAGGATCCAAATAACAAGAGTTTTAACGACAGAATATACAAGGGAGAGATTAACTCTCTAGATCTTGTCACCATGAAGTCGATTGATATGGCCAGCGACGAAAAAAAATTACAGAGAAACAacattttacaagaatCGCTACAAGCGTGCCAATCCGATTGGGCTGTAAAAAACATTTTCCTCAATAACAAGTCAAAGGGGCAATTCCGTTGCTTCAAATGCAAATCAT contains:
- a CDS encoding transcription elongation factor S-II, putative (encoded by transcript BEWA_002190A), which translates into the protein MSRLEEIKGKIEELLKKEQEELTNEISTIDGYLSELERVTIDRETLQSTKIGVVLTKLSKKVENVSKDTFDRVNGLIKNWKEALKSTGSTPSKRQKTEHTDSSSPREPPVSAETPYSGALYNDEMRNKALRYLFKSFVSGHSCNPDIAVLNKLVYDIEGELYTHYITRLNAQKEYNLQLKSIGFNLKDPNNKSFNDRIYKGEINSLDLVTMKSIDMASDEKKLQRNNILQESLQACQSDWAVKNIFLNNKSKGQFRCFKCKSSDTVYHQMQTRSSDEPMTTFVTCLKCQNRWKF
- a CDS encoding hypothetical protein (encoded by transcript BEWA_002170A): MYNVGINQMYNTVLDGGYPQCPGFDAPESLTKESMLRILEKIIIGKLTDYSDEKIISEEMKRYGYDNTLDALVAFKSVENTYNYDHSFLKERGKLTEKFKKICSNDSIQRVNAEELAILIDTMEEDTPLYLAVFDDFVDPSLLEVIEQRVSSGGEPAEQSHKEDGDQGIAKVHEEEICGSGDKRGHDAKDQSRGEPTDGKVTDSVESSAVTCWTFRCNLAPETKVSSFPAVLCFRNRKVEVSCELQRVS
- a CDS encoding hypothetical protein (encoded by transcript BEWA_002180A), with the protein product MSAGELTLNIGSKCQGPCICSNKGNITASKDTSPESVRGFVSYVHSGKEQFTLKGTLDGGEKLGGGDDISGVKKVSVYYWDGDEDKKGRPLLIEVVRSDVENTEYYYNDKDYNEETQGNNRIWKYHGYSGEAPLQTRLDDCNASINNVVPFDIKDPLKELKFDSSASKGKGIEHVPSTPQLNGSNYKVTEYKITGSGTKLSRLEYDKQKLNVTIPPDTLHGIRLYSSPVNDNVPIAVELKSPGNGGSKWYYSEDDSGTNWGETGDGGHRLYGPDGKPTEALTKKLDGLACEHHNAVTMDLTKSNSDQYASDGNYCCEEHQKKGGKVSVTPVPVNCTQHQSQSSLKAYKHSISDDGLKLGGIKFYLNGDRSKQDRKRVQSTTLRLPAQGPVDVYVFYCSDNKPVLIYVQADEALPPITTWYRKEKNNDDKSWKKSNGKLKGLEPKNFNNLECKYWKKLKKVLHERSCSDLKDCSESPARNEEGASGDQEAEDEDLLGSDESSEDEQKTTQLSPQGAITLPGPKGDKGPDGNNGGDGGTVKDVSVENGKITSELSEYANLTDATNEAAETGKYGAKDREGSKTDARGSKAGSPSGSDGKPLQAPNYGESLRTQHITVLPDNSFDQVPNPKGEAIVDSKVESGLGQDGKSSLHPDTAPVGNQGGSGPGGGSGGRTQATSTISNSSPSWDLFGSGLGGLVARVVETAATLLKPAHTHGGFTSKSPQAPDGDPSPGASASGVSTARTPEEALLPDEAATNSQPTGESTHLPLTTTTHKYEGGQPPSETTAPEDAERPEHSAFTEVPALLGIGSIFGASSGTLTGAGATFFGGWKLYNRYKGDPWVRQI
- a CDS encoding hypothetical protein (encoded by transcript BEWA_002160A), which codes for MKRREVSLSSSRRSSISERGSARGRGSARRLYDNELTRALYDDSGHKIATGPGRHADPLVPDLDLRPRSARVQESPRSGRRGRIPKAQKQAAESARLAAAAHEHRPEDKPSSRKRGREPSQEPEKKVKRARTGLWFLTDNFLVRFFSGIKTKLFG